From a single Dendropsophus ebraccatus isolate aDenEbr1 chromosome 8, aDenEbr1.pat, whole genome shotgun sequence genomic region:
- the LOC138799513 gene encoding uncharacterized protein yields the protein MNPASSSLGLLSGYISSSSDDEDDTADNTSSLVTSKSSFFADAASSSEEEADCHKKDKVAEPPVFLPSPLPSFRLPAPCLGNQSGLSSGSVFSNPFQDEKQAQLSILERHVKLSDGNWAKRGKGVCLAYQRDGRCRYGTKCKYSHSSDLPQGNPASVPREIVGNDSNSKVLEMQGSVIGEEQDEEPQSEKGKRKKPGLSDTLYPPKRSMKSYQKQLSTERPWAV from the exons ATGAACCCTGCTTCATCATCGCTGGGACTTCTCTCAGGATACATTTCCTCCAGCTCTGATGATGAAGATGACACAGCTGATAATACATCTAG CCTAGTTACATCCAAGTCAAGTTTCTTTGCAGATGCAGCCTCCAGCAGTGAAGAAGAGGCAGACTGCCATAAGAAGGATAAGGTGGCAGAACCTCCAGTATTTCTTCCTTCCCCCTTGCCCTCTTTCAGGCTTCCAGCTCCTTGTCTTGGTAACCAGAGCGGGCTAAGTTCTGGTAGTGTCTTCTCAAACCCATTTCAAGACGAGAAGCAGGCACAGCTAAGCATCTTAGAACGGCATGTCAAACTGAGTGATGGCAACTGGGCCAAGCGCGGAAAAGGTGTCTGTCTCGCTTACCAAAGAGATGGAAGATGCCGCTATGGAACCAAATGCAAATATAGCCATAGCAGTGATTTGCCTCAGGGAAACCCAGCTTCTGTGCCGAGAGAAATTGTTGGGAATGATTCAAACAGTAAAGTCCTGGAGATGCAGGGTTCAGTGATTGGGGAAGAACAAGATGAAGAACCACAAAGTGAAAAGGGGAAGCGAAAAAAGCCAGGACTCAGTGATACTCTGTATCCGCCTAAAAGGTCAATGAAAAGTTACCAAAAGCAGTTGTCAACCGAGAGACCATGGGCTGTGTAA